One genomic segment of Verrucomicrobiia bacterium includes these proteins:
- a CDS encoding GNAT family N-acetyltransferase: MKIEYKELKPTLWKDVEKLFGPNGGCAGCWCIWWRLHKGGKLWQETRGAKAKKMFQGLVKKGQARGILAYANGQPVGWATFGPRTDFPRLETAKAYAVEDFAEVWSLPCFFIQSGFRNKGIARGLLAASLKAAKKHKAKILEGYPVPLTKTGKKLPAAWSWTGPLRIFEEAGFKIVQRQSYSRPLVRKNL, encoded by the coding sequence ATGAAAATCGAGTACAAAGAGCTCAAACCTACGCTCTGGAAGGATGTAGAGAAACTTTTCGGCCCGAACGGTGGCTGTGCCGGTTGCTGGTGCATCTGGTGGCGCTTGCACAAAGGGGGAAAGCTGTGGCAGGAAACGCGCGGCGCAAAAGCCAAAAAGATGTTTCAGGGCTTGGTGAAAAAAGGTCAGGCGCGTGGCATCTTGGCCTACGCCAACGGTCAACCGGTTGGTTGGGCCACCTTTGGCCCGCGCACCGATTTTCCACGGCTCGAAACGGCCAAGGCGTATGCCGTTGAAGATTTTGCCGAGGTTTGGTCGCTTCCCTGTTTTTTCATTCAATCCGGTTTTCGCAATAAAGGGATTGCCCGGGGGCTTTTGGCGGCCTCCTTAAAGGCGGCCAAAAAGCATAAAGCCAAGATTTTGGAAGGGTATCCGGTCCCCTTGACCAAAACGGGAAAGAAACTGCCGGCGGCCTGGTCCTGGACGGGGCCTTTGAGAATCTTCGAAGAGGCCGGTTTCAAAATCGTCCAACGGCAGTCCTATTCCCGGCCTTTGGTTAGGAAGAATCTGTAG
- a CDS encoding DUF1801 domain-containing protein, with protein sequence MQTVGDPKTLLVGWSREVTEIIQRLREEMAKIDKGIVETVGRLSFDYRRKELFAYIWPYKEGVNLGFHTGSKMTDPKKRLLGSGKHSRHFQISKLEQVDSYVTDMAKKAWVRDV encoded by the coding sequence ATGCAAACTGTTGGGGATCCGAAAACGTTGTTGGTGGGGTGGAGCAGGGAAGTAACCGAAATTATCCAGCGCCTGCGGGAGGAGATGGCCAAAATCGACAAGGGGATCGTCGAAACGGTCGGCCGGCTTTCCTTCGACTACCGGCGCAAGGAGCTATTTGCCTACATCTGGCCCTACAAGGAAGGGGTCAATTTGGGTTTTCATACCGGCAGCAAAATGACCGACCCGAAGAAGCGGCTCCTGGGATCCGGCAAGCACAGCCGCCACTTTCAAATCTCCAAGCTGGAGCAGGTGGACAGCTACGTAACCGATATGGCCAAAAAGGCCTGGGTTCGCGACGTTTAG
- a CDS encoding cupin domain-containing protein, translated as MPKKILIWFSLVIAILICSGLLLFAQEEPSIPKVETPSRPLLVNSYELNWLNPPAGVRKGARVALVHGIPASEPYAQFVKVPRGYAFKPHFHEQDESVLLLSGTVVVGFGDKIDQEKGTVLTSGAYGFIPAGKAHWAVAKTDAMFYQHVSGPASVTYVHPEDDPRNTAR; from the coding sequence TTGCCAAAGAAAATCTTAATCTGGTTTTCGCTCGTCATTGCGATTTTAATTTGTTCCGGCCTTCTTCTTTTTGCCCAAGAAGAGCCGTCCATACCAAAGGTGGAGACACCCTCCCGGCCGTTGCTGGTGAATTCATACGAGCTGAACTGGTTGAATCCGCCGGCGGGGGTGCGGAAAGGGGCCAGAGTCGCCTTGGTTCACGGCATTCCGGCCTCGGAGCCGTATGCCCAGTTCGTCAAAGTGCCGCGGGGATATGCTTTCAAGCCCCATTTTCACGAGCAGGACGAATCGGTGCTGCTCCTTTCCGGCACGGTGGTGGTGGGATTCGGAGATAAAATTGACCAGGAAAAGGGGACGGTTTTGACATCCGGTGCCTATGGCTTCATCCCGGCCGGAAAAGCCCATTGGGCGGTGGCCAAAACGGACGCGATGTTCTATCAACACGTCTCCGGCCCCGCCTCCGTCACCTACGTCCACCCGGAAGACGACCCGCGGAATACCGCGCGATAG
- a CDS encoding ferritin-like domain-containing protein: MDKKKLIAGLNADMNRELEAVMRYMLEASIMTGFGGHEAREVFEAEVTDELGHAKLLADKIVALGGKPEVKPAYPTPIYDAKKALQRELKMELDAIKNYKERVKEADELGEVGLKVKLEELIADETGHAEEIERLLG, from the coding sequence ATGGACAAGAAAAAACTGATTGCCGGACTGAACGCCGATATGAACCGGGAACTGGAAGCGGTGATGCGCTATATGCTGGAGGCCTCGATAATGACCGGTTTTGGCGGGCACGAGGCGCGCGAGGTTTTTGAAGCGGAAGTAACCGACGAGCTGGGACACGCCAAGCTTTTGGCGGATAAGATCGTGGCTTTGGGGGGCAAGCCGGAGGTCAAACCGGCCTATCCCACCCCGATTTACGATGCGAAGAAAGCGCTCCAGCGGGAGCTGAAAATGGAGCTGGATGCCATTAAAAACTATAAAGAGCGCGTCAAGGAAGCGGACGAGCTTGGGGAAGTCGGTTTGAAGGTGAAGCTGGAAGAGCTTATCGCCGACGAAACCGGCCACGCCGAGGAGATTGAGCGGCTGTTGGGATAG
- a CDS encoding NAD-dependent malic enzyme, with protein sequence MELTSSPSFGLTVRVELEHKAGRLASLLSAVAKVGGVIGAVDTVETTNHTTIRDIGIEARDAAHQKEILAAIAAVPGAWLIAASDQTFLAHLKGKIDITSKIPISKRSDLSIAYTPGVGRVSEAIAKTPELVWHYTIKGNCVAIVTDGTAVLGLGDIGPEAALPVMEGKAQLFKRFADVNAFPICLATKDSDLIVKIVKAISPAFGGINLEDISAPRCFDIESRLKQELDIPVFHDDQHGTAVVVLAALQNALKLVGKKLENLKTVVVGAGAAGVACVRILQAKGLKNVVLCDRVGALYRGRKEHMDSAKEEIAKTTNPENLKGSILDVASGADFLLGVSGPGVIPLEAVQKMAKDAIVFALANPVPEIQPEEAGPFVRIMATGRSDYPNQINNALCFPGIFKGALACKAREINEAMKLAAADAIASLIPEQALDEEDIIPSIFHPKVADAVAEAVRDAAVRTGVARQFKKTPETISG encoded by the coding sequence ATGGAACTCACCTCTTCCCCCAGCTTCGGGCTCACCGTGCGGGTGGAGCTGGAACACAAAGCCGGGCGGCTGGCCTCGCTACTTTCGGCGGTCGCGAAAGTAGGCGGGGTCATCGGCGCCGTGGACACCGTCGAAACCACCAACCACACCACCATCCGGGATATCGGCATAGAAGCGCGGGACGCCGCCCACCAAAAAGAGATTCTGGCGGCCATTGCCGCCGTCCCCGGCGCCTGGCTGATTGCCGCCAGCGACCAGACCTTTCTGGCGCACCTCAAGGGGAAAATCGATATCACCAGCAAAATCCCGATTTCCAAGCGGAGCGATTTGTCCATCGCCTACACCCCCGGCGTCGGGCGTGTTTCGGAAGCGATTGCCAAAACGCCGGAATTGGTCTGGCACTACACGATAAAAGGCAACTGCGTGGCCATCGTCACCGACGGCACGGCGGTTCTGGGACTGGGGGACATCGGCCCGGAAGCGGCCCTGCCGGTGATGGAAGGAAAGGCCCAGCTTTTCAAGCGCTTCGCCGACGTGAACGCTTTTCCCATTTGTCTGGCCACCAAGGATTCGGATTTGATTGTGAAAATCGTGAAGGCGATTTCCCCCGCCTTCGGCGGTATCAACTTGGAGGATATCTCCGCCCCCCGTTGCTTCGATATCGAATCGCGGCTCAAGCAGGAACTGGATATACCCGTTTTCCACGACGACCAGCACGGCACGGCGGTGGTGGTTCTGGCGGCATTGCAGAATGCGCTCAAATTGGTGGGAAAAAAGCTGGAGAATTTGAAAACGGTGGTGGTCGGTGCCGGCGCGGCCGGGGTGGCCTGCGTTAGGATTTTGCAAGCCAAAGGGTTGAAAAACGTGGTGCTTTGCGACCGGGTGGGGGCGCTCTATCGTGGCCGCAAGGAGCATATGGATTCCGCCAAGGAGGAGATTGCCAAAACCACCAACCCGGAAAACCTCAAGGGTTCGATTCTGGATGTCGCTTCCGGGGCCGATTTTCTTTTGGGTGTTTCGGGCCCGGGGGTAATCCCGCTGGAGGCGGTCCAAAAAATGGCCAAAGATGCCATCGTTTTTGCGCTCGCCAACCCCGTGCCGGAAATCCAGCCGGAGGAAGCCGGGCCTTTTGTGCGGATTATGGCCACCGGCCGTTCGGACTATCCCAACCAGATTAACAACGCCCTCTGCTTCCCCGGTATCTTCAAGGGGGCCTTGGCCTGCAAGGCGCGGGAAATCAACGAGGCGATGAAACTGGCCGCCGCGGACGCCATTGCCTCCCTTATTCCGGAGCAGGCGCTAGACGAGGAGGACATAATCCCCTCCATTTTCCATCCGAAAGTGGCGGACGCCGTGGCGGAGGCCGTCCGGGATGCCGCCGTGCGCACCGGGGTCGCCCGACAGTTCAAGAAGACGCCGGAGACCATCAGCGGCTGA